From Bacteroidales bacterium, one genomic window encodes:
- a CDS encoding isochorismatase family protein, whose protein sequence is MEKNICVHIIVDMLYDFIDGSLACGNGENAVHKAVAYINNHPEQKVFYVCDHHPASHCSFKRNGGIWPPHCVRNTHGGAVHKAFAEDVEAKENRPSLKNKFYKGCNPKKEQYSGYEAISSDGTSLGKAIKQAAKEAGCNGTIFVAVSGIATEFCVKATVLDLQKNGYAVELLENALAWVTKKAHLETLKELKDKKVIMIHA, encoded by the coding sequence ATGGAGAAGAATATTTGCGTTCACATCATTGTAGATATGCTCTATGATTTTATAGACGGGTCTCTTGCATGCGGAAACGGAGAAAATGCTGTCCATAAGGCAGTTGCATACATAAACAATCATCCGGAGCAGAAAGTATTCTATGTGTGCGACCATCATCCCGCAAGCCACTGTTCATTTAAGCGCAACGGCGGAATATGGCCTCCTCATTGTGTGCGCAATACTCACGGAGGTGCTGTGCATAAAGCATTTGCGGAGGATGTTGAAGCCAAAGAAAACAGGCCGTCCTTAAAAAATAAATTTTACAAAGGCTGCAATCCAAAGAAGGAACAATACTCTGGTTATGAGGCAATTTCTTCAGACGGAACATCTCTTGGAAAGGCTATCAAACAGGCGGCAAAAGAGGCGGGATGCAATGGAACAATTTTTGTTGCTGTGAGCGGCATTGCTACGGAATTTTGCGTAAAAGCAACCGTTCTGGATTTGCAGAAAAATGGTTATGCAGTTGAACTCTTGGAGAATGCGCTTGCATGGGTTACAAAAAAGGCGCATTTGGAAACTCTCAAAGAGCTTAAAGATAAGAAAGTTATAATGATTCATGCGTAG
- a CDS encoding nicotinate phosphoribosyltransferase codes for MNQNKKNSNAIMEDICYCSDKYQYTMGKSFLDCGMQDKMAYFNIFFRKAPDNNNWAVVSGTKEAMEMIESLGSKTPEFFEKFLPGPDYKEFREFAANMKFTGNVYAMKEGEIAFPREPIITVQAPIIEAQVLETPLLCIMNHQMAIATKASRVCRSTTKPVSEFGSRRAHGPWAATYGAKAAYIGGCANSSNVLTSEIFDTPASGTMAHSFVTSFGCTIAGEYKAFTSYIKTHMNEPLILLIDTYDTINCGLKNAIRAYKDCGIDDSFPHGYGIRLDSGDLAYLSRKCRDVLDKAGFKKCKIFATNALDEYLIAELEQQGACIDSYGVGDAIATSKHNPCFGNVYKLVQVDNQPVLKRSEDKVKLINPGFQVTYRIMQRGLFKADITCLRGDNTTKLIEAGEEIPIQAEFDETQQKKFAKGSYTSKMLQTQMIKNGKICYEDIPVSEKRAYYLSNLSSFNPTERRLINPHFYKVDISNELYDLKMGLVNHLIKEINDFKSQEV; via the coding sequence ATGAACCAAAACAAAAAAAATAGCAACGCAATAATGGAGGACATCTGTTATTGTTCAGACAAGTATCAGTACACAATGGGCAAATCCTTCCTGGATTGCGGCATGCAGGATAAGATGGCCTACTTTAATATTTTCTTCCGCAAAGCTCCCGATAATAACAACTGGGCGGTAGTGTCAGGGACAAAAGAGGCTATGGAGATGATTGAGAGCCTTGGGAGCAAGACTCCGGAGTTCTTTGAGAAATTCCTTCCCGGTCCTGATTATAAAGAATTTAGGGAATTTGCTGCAAATATGAAGTTTACGGGGAACGTTTATGCCATGAAAGAGGGGGAGATTGCATTTCCAAGGGAGCCGATTATTACGGTGCAGGCCCCTATAATTGAGGCACAGGTGCTTGAAACGCCGCTTCTTTGCATTATGAACCACCAGATGGCAATTGCCACAAAAGCAAGCCGCGTATGCAGAAGCACTACAAAACCGGTCAGCGAGTTTGGCAGCCGCAGGGCGCACGGTCCGTGGGCGGCAACTTATGGAGCAAAGGCGGCATATATTGGAGGCTGTGCAAACTCTTCCAACGTGCTTACATCAGAGATTTTTGATACGCCGGCATCAGGCACAATGGCCCACAGTTTTGTAACCTCGTTCGGCTGCACCATAGCGGGTGAATATAAAGCGTTTACATCATACATCAAGACCCACATGAATGAGCCTTTGATTCTTCTTATAGACACCTATGACACTATCAACTGCGGTCTTAAGAATGCCATCCGCGCATATAAAGATTGCGGAATAGATGATTCATTCCCACACGGTTACGGCATCCGCCTGGACAGCGGAGACTTGGCCTATCTGAGCCGCAAGTGCAGAGACGTCCTGGACAAGGCGGGATTTAAGAAATGTAAAATATTTGCTACCAACGCATTGGATGAATATTTAATTGCGGAGCTGGAGCAGCAGGGCGCATGCATAGACTCTTACGGAGTTGGAGATGCAATTGCGACCAGCAAGCACAATCCTTGCTTTGGAAATGTTTACAAGCTTGTACAGGTTGACAATCAGCCTGTTCTAAAAAGATCGGAAGACAAGGTCAAACTGATTAACCCGGGATTCCAGGTTACCTATAGAATTATGCAGCGCGGATTGTTTAAAGCAGACATCACATGTCTGAGAGGAGACAATACCACCAAACTTATAGAGGCTGGAGAGGAAATTCCAATCCAGGCTGAGTTTGATGAGACGCAGCAGAAGAAGTTTGCAAAAGGAAGTTATACCTCCAAGATGCTTCAGACACAGATGATTAAAAACGGCAAGATTTGCTATGAAGATATTCCGGTCTCTGAAAAAAGAGCCTATTATCTCTCAAACCTTTCCAGCTTTAACCCAACTGAGCGCCGTCTGATTAACCCTCATTTTTACAAGGTTGACATCTCAAATGAACTTTATGATTTGAAGATGGGATTGGTAAACCACTTGATAAAAGAGATTAACGATTTTAAATCACAGGAAGTTTAA
- a CDS encoding transglycosylase SLT domain-containing protein — MRQIKKIYTQNELIRRFEKLSVRRKNLVRIGVAFLIVLLIVFLPKWKLIKNPEQAASPNILAGDTLNCTIVIDSKINTGKPSIRYAYEMVKYFNRQQKCTVNMSVSVNSDSLWMSLSDGTTDVVIYNDEDSIPDVYGDDFITSLPVNNTDRDDFEVVCAARYDNEKIINAVNFWFARFKQTYEYRRMYDKFHKKPSIFKLRRRSYGNMMAPMTRYQISPYDDMIKKYSKEIGWDWRLVSALIYQESKFNPHVISSGGAVGLMQVKESTARKHGVHNVYNPEMNIKAGTRVLGRLAGIYAAKGIKGADLVQITLAAYNAGDGRMSQCMTVAKSEGKDPRKWSDISEILPLMRGGYSTDDGITVGSFSGRTMVRHVNIVMQQYDYYKRTVVE; from the coding sequence GTGAGGCAGATAAAAAAAATATACACGCAAAATGAGCTTATCAGAAGATTTGAAAAGCTCAGCGTCAGACGTAAAAATCTGGTACGCATTGGCGTAGCTTTTCTTATTGTTCTCCTGATAGTTTTTTTGCCTAAGTGGAAGCTCATTAAAAATCCTGAGCAGGCGGCGTCCCCTAATATTCTTGCGGGAGACACTCTCAATTGTACCATTGTAATAGACAGTAAGATAAATACAGGAAAACCATCCATAAGATATGCTTATGAGATGGTTAAATATTTTAATCGCCAGCAGAAGTGTACTGTAAATATGAGCGTTAGCGTAAACTCTGATTCATTGTGGATGAGTCTCAGCGACGGTACCACGGATGTTGTGATTTACAATGATGAGGATTCTATCCCTGATGTATACGGGGATGATTTTATTACAAGTTTGCCCGTTAATAATACTGACAGAGATGATTTTGAAGTAGTTTGCGCCGCAAGATATGATAATGAAAAAATTATTAATGCCGTAAACTTCTGGTTTGCACGCTTTAAGCAGACGTACGAATACAGAAGAATGTATGATAAATTTCATAAGAAGCCTTCTATCTTTAAGTTAAGGCGCAGGAGCTACGGGAACATGATGGCCCCTATGACCAGATACCAGATTTCTCCTTATGATGATATGATTAAGAAATACAGCAAGGAGATTGGATGGGACTGGAGATTGGTATCAGCATTAATTTATCAGGAATCAAAATTTAATCCGCATGTAATTTCATCCGGAGGTGCAGTTGGACTTATGCAGGTAAAAGAGAGCACTGCAAGAAAGCACGGCGTGCACAATGTTTATAATCCCGAGATGAACATAAAGGCCGGGACGAGAGTGCTTGGCAGGCTTGCAGGGATTTATGCTGCAAAGGGGATTAAAGGGGCTGATTTGGTGCAAATTACACTTGCAGCATATAATGCCGGAGACGGGCGCATGTCACAATGTATGACCGTCGCAAAAAGCGAAGGGAAAGACCCGCGCAAATGGTCTGACATATCTGAAATTCTTCCTCTTATGCGCGGCGGCTACAGCACCGATGACGGAATAACGGTGGGCTCATTCAGCGGCCGCACCATGGTCAGGCACGTGAACATAGTCATGCAACAGTATGATTACTACAAGCGTACAGTTGTAGAGTAA
- a CDS encoding nucleotidyltransferase family protein — MKVLIFAAGLGTRLRPLTDTKPKALIEVGGKPLLEWLILKLKGEGFDDIVINVHYLGEQIVDFVKEKKNFGVKIEFSDESDLLRDTGGGIKHAERLLNDGEPFLVHNVDIVSNLNLRSLYDDCAAGMDGEDCCHCGCDAGAVHEILASLIVSKRDSDRRLLFDSGNNLEAWENLKTGEVKSPFPELAAEKAGSLRTRELKPYAFAGIHVISPKIFELMKSLPEKFPIVDFYLSQADKYRIKGEYKEDLQLVDVGRVEHIEAAAELLRLTQGN; from the coding sequence ATGAAGGTACTGATATTTGCAGCGGGACTGGGAACAAGGCTGAGGCCGCTTACTGATACTAAGCCAAAGGCTTTGATTGAGGTTGGAGGGAAACCGCTTCTGGAATGGCTGATTCTTAAGCTGAAAGGGGAAGGGTTTGATGATATTGTGATTAACGTCCATTATCTGGGAGAGCAAATTGTAGATTTTGTAAAGGAGAAGAAAAACTTCGGGGTAAAAATTGAGTTTTCTGATGAGTCTGACTTGCTGAGAGATACGGGCGGAGGAATAAAACATGCGGAGAGGCTTCTGAATGACGGGGAGCCTTTTCTTGTTCATAATGTGGACATTGTTTCCAACTTGAACCTGAGGAGTTTGTATGATGACTGCGCTGCCGGAATGGACGGGGAGGATTGCTGCCATTGCGGATGTGATGCCGGGGCGGTGCATGAAATTTTAGCCTCCCTGATAGTCAGCAAAAGAGATAGTGACAGAAGGCTTCTTTTTGACAGCGGAAATAATCTTGAGGCTTGGGAAAATCTTAAGACTGGAGAGGTGAAATCTCCTTTTCCCGAACTTGCGGCGGAGAAGGCCGGTTCTTTGAGAACCAGAGAGTTAAAGCCTTATGCCTTTGCCGGAATACATGTTATATCTCCTAAAATTTTTGAACTTATGAAGAGCTTGCCGGAGAAGTTCCCGATAGTTGATTTCTATCTTTCTCAGGCGGATAAGTATAGAATTAAGGGGGAGTACAAAGAGGATTTGCAGCTGGTGGATGTTGGAAGGGTTGAGCATATTGAGGCGGCAGCCGAATTGCTGCGGCTAACGCAGGGTAATTAA
- a CDS encoding phosphotransferase, which translates to MKQLEDLFEQYTHKQAVEDVELPSSGSNRRYFRLSSGTTTAIGAKGTSVEENIAFMELAKHFKKAGLNVPELYCASKDNVYYLQEDLGDETLFNAISEGRDRGHYNGKETELIKKTIALLPKFQFEGGKGLNWNVCYPQPAFDERNVWFDLNYFKYSFLKTTGMDFSEIKLYDDMQKMSDDLTKVGGGFDTFMYRDFQARNIMLKDGEPYFIDFQGGRKGPFYYDLASFVWQARANYSDELKEELIEEYREGLKQYADIPKDEFDKNLRLFVLFRTLQVLGAYGFRGYFEKKPHFLQSVPFAIDNLRKLIVKPFYEYPYMQEILEKLTKMRQLQDLRRDTRLVVHIFSFAYKKGIPQDDSGNGGGYVFDCRAVENPGKYEHFRQFNGLDKEVEKFLEDEGSVTKFLGNVYDLVDSHVKKFMERKFTHMMVSFGCTGGQHRSVYCAQHLAMHISKKFNVKVIVTHREIDVEQEL; encoded by the coding sequence ATGAAACAGTTAGAAGATTTATTTGAACAATATACTCATAAACAGGCTGTTGAGGATGTGGAGCTTCCCTCTTCCGGGAGCAACAGACGCTATTTCCGGCTAAGTTCCGGGACTACAACTGCGATTGGCGCAAAGGGAACCTCAGTGGAGGAAAATATAGCCTTTATGGAGCTTGCAAAGCACTTCAAGAAGGCAGGGCTTAATGTTCCGGAGCTGTACTGCGCCTCAAAAGACAATGTTTACTATTTGCAGGAGGACCTTGGGGATGAGACCCTGTTTAATGCAATTTCTGAAGGTCGCGACAGAGGTCATTATAATGGCAAGGAGACAGAGCTGATAAAGAAGACTATAGCGCTTTTGCCAAAGTTTCAATTTGAGGGGGGCAAGGGTTTGAACTGGAATGTCTGCTATCCGCAGCCCGCTTTTGATGAGCGCAACGTTTGGTTTGACCTCAACTATTTCAAATACAGTTTTCTCAAGACTACCGGCATGGATTTTAGCGAGATTAAACTCTATGACGATATGCAGAAAATGTCAGATGACCTTACGAAAGTCGGGGGCGGCTTTGACACTTTCATGTATAGGGATTTCCAGGCCAGAAATATAATGCTTAAGGACGGAGAGCCGTATTTTATAGATTTCCAGGGAGGAAGAAAGGGACCGTTCTATTATGACCTTGCTTCATTTGTATGGCAGGCCAGAGCCAATTATTCAGATGAACTTAAAGAGGAGTTGATTGAGGAGTACAGAGAGGGGCTTAAACAATATGCGGACATTCCTAAAGATGAGTTTGACAAGAACTTGAGGCTTTTTGTATTGTTCCGCACTTTACAAGTACTTGGAGCTTACGGCTTCAGAGGATATTTTGAGAAGAAGCCTCATTTTTTGCAGAGCGTGCCTTTTGCTATAGATAACCTTAGAAAGCTGATAGTTAAACCTTTCTATGAATATCCGTATATGCAGGAAATTTTGGAGAAGCTTACAAAGATGAGGCAGCTGCAGGATTTGAGAAGAGATACAAGACTTGTTGTCCATATATTCAGCTTTGCATATAAAAAGGGTATTCCGCAGGATGACAGCGGCAACGGAGGAGGCTATGTGTTTGATTGCAGGGCGGTTGAGAACCCCGGAAAGTATGAGCATTTTAGACAATTTAACGGATTGGATAAAGAGGTTGAGAAGTTTCTGGAGGATGAGGGGAGCGTTACAAAGTTTCTGGGCAATGTGTATGACCTTGTAGATTCTCACGTTAAGAAGTTTATGGAGAGGAAGTTTACCCACATGATGGTTAGCTTTGGATGCACTGGCGGCCAGCACAGGTCTGTATATTGTGCGCAGCATCTTGCAATGCATATCTCTAAAAAGTTCAATGTCAAGGTTATAGTTACGCACAGAGAAATTGATGTTGAACAGGAATTGTAA
- a CDS encoding putative porin produces the protein MRRGATEKYCSGNRDRLKKCRGFILAAFAVLAFAALQSWSRPDELRPWGGGKISVGTQKDTIKKAADSVRTHYQEMVDSLAGLNLSMDSLRRMGLEKRVLFSIDSIYKADSIASIIIYTPKEKRQMHRDSVRAYKDSVLGATPRVLNTYVFPDSVINTRLFMWKHNTYVNSQELMKLDTSFNYHFFDLPFYKNDVNAQYLGTSGSAALPFNYFKREHVDVFPFFDVQLPYTYTPETMPFYNVKTPYTELAYWGTQFATKEKEEDNVKFLHTQNFTPSFNFQVMYQRFGTNGILTNEKTDFRTFTLTGNYLGKRYVAQGGYIFSRLKRNENGGVSDISMVTDTTVDAKTIPVYLSDASSVLRRNTFFITHTYGLPINLFARKDSLGHKIDTLKAGEGTITYFGHYGEFSTYSRSYTDAIATTDSTGRSLYNNKFYINPTATFDSVRVRKLENRFFIKMQPWSKDAIVSNLNGGIGHQMLKLYGFQQDYFLTGHKDKNENDLYAYFGAEGKFRKYFLWNALGKIDFAGYYKGNYTVDAMMKFSSWKIKDGIHFIAKFHSSLKTPSYYYDHYYSNHYQWDNDFGKISETKIEAVLQIPHWNMEASFGYALLNKNIYLDTLGIPQQNNSAMSVINGYISKNFKLGLFHFDNKVLFQISSDDDVLPLPKLALNLRYYAQFYAVKNVLNVQIGANITYYSKYYAQAYSPALGMFFNQKNYKTGQCPYIDAFLNLQWKRACIFVKYENAAMGWPKSDYFSAYRYLRPQHALKFGLFWPFYIR, from the coding sequence ATGCGTAGAGGCGCAACGGAAAAATATTGTTCTGGTAATCGCGACAGATTAAAGAAGTGCCGCGGTTTTATTCTTGCAGCATTTGCAGTTCTTGCATTTGCAGCACTTCAGAGCTGGAGCAGACCGGACGAGCTGCGCCCGTGGGGCGGCGGAAAAATATCTGTCGGGACACAAAAAGATACCATAAAAAAAGCGGCGGACTCTGTAAGAACTCATTATCAGGAGATGGTGGATTCCCTTGCAGGACTAAACTTGAGCATGGATTCATTGCGCCGCATGGGGCTGGAAAAGAGAGTGTTATTCTCAATAGACTCCATTTATAAAGCAGATTCCATAGCCTCCATAATCATCTATACTCCAAAGGAAAAAAGGCAGATGCACAGAGACAGCGTACGCGCATACAAAGACAGCGTGCTGGGCGCAACTCCGCGTGTTTTAAATACTTATGTTTTTCCCGACAGTGTAATTAATACAAGGCTGTTCATGTGGAAGCACAACACTTACGTAAACAGCCAGGAGCTGATGAAGCTGGACACATCTTTTAATTATCATTTCTTTGATTTGCCGTTTTACAAAAATGATGTAAACGCCCAGTACTTAGGAACTTCCGGAAGCGCGGCGCTGCCGTTCAATTATTTTAAGAGAGAGCATGTGGATGTATTCCCGTTCTTTGACGTTCAGCTGCCGTACACCTATACGCCTGAGACAATGCCGTTTTACAATGTTAAGACGCCATATACGGAACTGGCATATTGGGGAACTCAGTTTGCAACAAAAGAGAAAGAGGAAGACAACGTTAAATTCCTGCACACGCAGAACTTCACACCGTCATTCAATTTCCAGGTCATGTACCAAAGATTTGGAACAAACGGAATCCTGACAAATGAAAAGACTGACTTTAGAACATTCACTCTTACAGGTAATTATCTAGGCAAAAGATATGTGGCACAGGGCGGATATATTTTCAGCAGATTAAAAAGAAATGAGAACGGAGGAGTCTCCGATATCTCAATGGTAACTGATACCACAGTTGATGCAAAGACAATTCCGGTTTACTTGTCTGACGCGTCATCTGTTTTGAGAAGAAATACATTTTTCATTACTCACACATACGGATTGCCAATAAATCTTTTTGCAAGAAAGGATTCACTTGGTCATAAGATAGACACGCTAAAAGCGGGAGAAGGTACAATCACCTACTTTGGACACTACGGAGAATTCTCCACATATTCAAGGAGTTATACAGACGCAATTGCAACCACGGATTCTACGGGACGCTCCCTGTACAACAACAAATTTTACATCAACCCTACCGCAACATTTGATTCAGTAAGGGTAAGAAAACTGGAGAACCGTTTCTTCATAAAAATGCAGCCATGGAGCAAAGATGCAATAGTCTCTAATTTAAACGGAGGCATTGGACATCAGATGCTTAAGCTGTACGGTTTCCAGCAAGATTATTTCCTTACAGGTCACAAGGATAAAAATGAAAATGACCTTTACGCATACTTTGGAGCGGAGGGAAAATTCAGGAAATATTTCTTATGGAACGCACTTGGCAAGATTGACTTTGCAGGCTATTACAAAGGCAATTACACCGTTGACGCCATGATGAAATTTTCCTCTTGGAAAATTAAAGACGGCATCCATTTTATTGCAAAATTTCACAGTTCTTTAAAGACTCCAAGTTATTATTATGACCACTACTATTCCAATCACTATCAGTGGGATAATGACTTTGGAAAAATATCGGAAACTAAAATAGAAGCGGTGCTGCAGATTCCTCACTGGAACATGGAGGCATCATTCGGATACGCGCTTCTGAATAAAAATATTTATCTGGACACGCTTGGAATTCCGCAGCAGAACAATTCCGCGATGAGTGTCATAAATGGTTACATCTCAAAGAATTTCAAGCTTGGATTATTCCATTTTGACAATAAAGTTTTGTTCCAGATTTCATCAGATGATGACGTTTTGCCGCTGCCTAAGCTGGCATTAAACTTAAGATATTACGCTCAATTCTACGCAGTTAAAAATGTACTTAATGTGCAGATTGGAGCTAATATAACTTACTATTCAAAGTATTACGCACAGGCCTACTCTCCTGCTCTTGGAATGTTCTTTAACCAGAAAAATTACAAAACGGGACAGTGTCCGTACATAGATGCCTTTTTAAATCTTCAGTGGAAGAGAGCTTGCATTTTTGTCAAATATGAAAATGCTGCAATGGGCTGGCCGAAAAGCGATTACTTCTCTGCTTACAGATATTTGAGACCACAGCATGCCCTTAAATTCGGACTGTTCTGGCCATTCTATATAAGATAA
- a CDS encoding S-ribosylhomocysteine lyase: MKKIPSFTINHLKLLRGIYVSRKDKVGNEIVTTFDVRMTEPNRMPAMGMGAMHTIEHLAATYIRNDKEWKDKILYWGPMGCCTGFYFLAKGDWESADIVDLMKRTFKFVGDFKGEVPGAAPRDCGNYLLHDLPMAKFEAKRYLSEVLNVIEKKNLVYPK; encoded by the coding sequence ATGAAAAAGATACCGAGTTTTACAATTAACCATCTTAAACTTTTGCGCGGCATTTATGTTTCCCGCAAGGACAAAGTTGGCAATGAGATTGTTACAACGTTTGATGTAAGAATGACGGAGCCAAACAGAATGCCTGCAATGGGAATGGGGGCGATGCATACGATAGAACATCTTGCCGCAACTTATATCCGCAATGACAAAGAGTGGAAGGATAAAATTCTGTATTGGGGACCAATGGGCTGCTGTACGGGATTTTACTTTTTAGCCAAGGGAGACTGGGAGTCTGCCGACATTGTGGATTTGATGAAGCGGACGTTTAAGTTTGTAGGAGATTTTAAGGGAGAGGTGCCCGGCGCCGCTCCAAGAGATTGCGGCAATTATTTGCTGCATGATTTACCAATGGCAAAATTTGAAGCTAAGAGATATCTCTCTGAAGTTCTTAATGTTATAGAGAAGAAGAATCTTGTTTATCCTAAATAA
- the fabG gene encoding 3-oxoacyl-ACP reductase FabG, which translates to MKYALVTGGSRGIGSAVCKALAKDGYPVIINYVSREDAALETKKAIEEAGGKAELLQFNVADLKSVDAAITAWSSAHPEDYIAVLVNNAGIRKDTLMMWMEDEDWSSVINTHLNGFFYVTRKVQGDMLKKKWGRIISVASLSGIKGMPGQTNYSAAKGGIIAATKALALEVAKRGVTVNAVAPGFVETDMTKELDEETLKKTIPAGRFGKAEEVADLVAFLVSDKAAYITGQVIEINGGLNT; encoded by the coding sequence ATGAAATACGCATTGGTTACCGGCGGTTCCCGCGGAATAGGCAGCGCAGTTTGCAAGGCTCTTGCTAAAGATGGTTATCCTGTGATAATTAATTACGTGAGCAGAGAAGACGCGGCGCTGGAGACAAAAAAGGCAATTGAAGAGGCGGGTGGAAAAGCTGAGCTGCTGCAGTTTAACGTTGCTGATTTGAAGAGCGTAGATGCTGCCATAACTGCCTGGTCATCAGCTCATCCTGAAGATTATATTGCCGTGCTTGTGAACAATGCGGGGATTAGAAAAGATACCCTTATGATGTGGATGGAGGATGAAGATTGGAGCAGCGTTATCAATACTCATCTTAACGGATTTTTCTATGTTACCAGAAAAGTCCAGGGAGATATGCTTAAGAAAAAGTGGGGAAGAATCATAAGCGTTGCATCTCTGTCGGGAATAAAAGGGATGCCCGGACAGACAAATTATTCCGCTGCAAAGGGAGGCATCATAGCGGCCACAAAGGCTCTGGCCCTGGAGGTTGCAAAGAGGGGAGTTACGGTAAATGCTGTTGCTCCGGGTTTTGTGGAGACTGACATGACCAAGGAGCTGGATGAGGAGACCCTTAAGAAAACTATTCCTGCGGGACGTTTTGGAAAGGCGGAGGAAGTGGCTGATTTAGTGGCGTTTCTGGTATCGGATAAGGCTGCGTATATAACCGGACAAGTGATTGAAATTAACGGAGGTCTTAATACGTAA
- a CDS encoding aromatic amino acid ammonia-lyase: protein MNILTDTVTLKQVEDIVFRKGQIQVAPLTVKKIEACYEFLKKFEKNKIIYGINTGFGPMAQWRIDDSQLKQLQYNIIRSHSTGAGKPLDPLYVRAALLARLGTFLQARSGVHKDLVKLIVDFINLDICPMIPEHGSVGASGDLVQLAHIALCLIGEGEVFYKGKMQPTANVLKENKLKPFEVHIREGLSVTNGTSMMTGIGLVNLLRAKKLLSWGILTSVMVNEITSSYDDFMSDALNRTKRHDGQIQVAAQMRKIAQGSKCLQKRETELFHAHTEEIFQKKVQSYYSLRCVPQVLGPVYEEVENAERVLMEELNSACDNPIVDPKTKNVYHGGNFHGDYISYEMDKLKIAMTKQIMLCERQMNYLFHDRINGILPPFVNLGKLGLNYGLQASQFTATSTTAECQTLSMPMCVHSIPNNNDNQDVVSMGTNSAEIAARVIENGYQVMAIHVMAIIQAIDYLKIQRKLAPKTLAIYKEARKICPVFIEDTPKYDDINNIENYLKNKQL, encoded by the coding sequence ATGAATATTTTAACAGACACAGTCACTCTAAAGCAGGTGGAAGATATTGTCTTCCGCAAAGGTCAGATTCAAGTAGCGCCACTGACAGTTAAGAAGATAGAAGCTTGCTACGAATTCCTTAAAAAGTTTGAGAAAAATAAAATCATCTACGGCATCAATACCGGATTTGGTCCGATGGCCCAGTGGAGGATAGATGACAGCCAGCTTAAGCAGCTGCAGTACAATATTATACGCAGCCACTCAACAGGTGCCGGGAAACCGCTTGACCCTCTTTATGTTAGAGCCGCTTTGCTTGCAAGGCTTGGAACTTTTTTGCAGGCGCGTTCCGGCGTGCATAAAGATTTGGTGAAGCTGATTGTGGATTTTATTAATCTGGACATTTGTCCTATGATTCCGGAGCACGGAAGCGTTGGAGCAAGCGGGGATTTGGTTCAGCTTGCGCATATTGCGCTCTGCCTGATAGGAGAGGGTGAAGTTTTCTACAAAGGGAAAATGCAGCCTACTGCAAATGTCTTAAAGGAGAATAAATTAAAGCCGTTTGAGGTTCATATAAGAGAGGGGCTTTCCGTTACCAACGGAACATCCATGATGACCGGAATAGGACTTGTAAACTTGCTCCGCGCAAAGAAACTTCTAAGCTGGGGCATTCTTACATCAGTGATGGTCAATGAGATAACAAGCTCTTATGATGATTTTATGTCTGATGCTCTGAACAGAACAAAGAGACATGACGGGCAGATTCAAGTTGCCGCTCAGATGAGAAAAATTGCACAGGGGAGCAAGTGTCTTCAGAAGAGAGAGACTGAGTTATTCCATGCGCATACGGAAGAAATCTTCCAGAAAAAAGTTCAGTCATATTACTCTTTGCGCTGCGTGCCTCAAGTGCTGGGACCTGTATATGAGGAGGTTGAGAATGCGGAACGCGTGCTGATGGAGGAGCTTAATTCTGCCTGCGATAATCCTATCGTTGATCCAAAAACAAAGAATGTTTATCACGGCGGAAACTTCCATGGTGATTACATCTCCTATGAAATGGATAAGTTGAAGATTGCAATGACCAAGCAGATAATGCTTTGCGAGAGGCAGATGAATTATTTGTTTCACGATAGAATCAACGGAATCCTTCCTCCGTTTGTAAATCTTGGAAAGCTGGGATTGAATTACGGATTGCAGGCTTCTCAGTTTACTGCTACTTCCACAACTGCGGAGTGTCAGACTTTATCAATGCCTATGTGTGTTCACAGTATTCCTAACAATAATGATAATCAGGATGTTGTAAGCATGGGAACAAATTCTGCTGAAATTGCCGCGCGCGTAATTGAGAATGGATATCAGGTTATGGCAATTCATGTTATGGCAATTATTCAGGCGATAGATTATCTTAAAATTCAGAGGAAACTTGCGCCAAAAACTTTGGCTATTTATAAAGAGGCAAGAAAAATATGTCCCGTATTTATAGAAGATACTCCTAAGTACGATGATATAAATAACATTGAGAACTATTTGAAAAATAAACAATTATAG